A DNA window from Haliovirga abyssi contains the following coding sequences:
- a CDS encoding N-acetylmuramoyl-L-alanine amidase family protein: MKRYSLALFFLIYIISFGTTTNKIEKYSFNSNSIIFNISGNSFPKYLSNYDSESKIIFLEFSNTTPNKNIKNKILNGNYISKIETVSFDKTTDFFITLKSGVEFLEKKLKNPNRFQIIFSKKTVKNRYTIVIDPGHGGKDPGATGYRGLHEKDIVLKVGKLLKKKLSKVKKFNVIMTRNKDVFIPLGKRADIGNKNSCDLFISIHANANKKKSANGVEVFYFSKKSSKYAQNIANFENSVDDKYGIKSDYAKLIVNDIFYHMNQEKSIDLSSRIENKINKLTGLPKRGTFGANFAVLRLSNSPALLVELGFITNKSDALKLKNSRYQVALANAIYYSIVNYFN, translated from the coding sequence ATGAAGAGATATAGTTTAGCTCTCTTTTTTTTAATATATATAATTAGTTTTGGAACGACTACTAATAAAATAGAAAAATATAGTTTTAATTCTAATAGCATAATTTTTAATATTTCTGGAAACAGTTTCCCTAAATATTTATCAAATTATGATTCCGAAAGTAAAATTATTTTTTTAGAATTTAGTAATACTACTCCAAATAAAAATATTAAAAATAAGATTTTAAATGGAAATTATATATCAAAAATAGAGACAGTGAGTTTTGATAAAACAACAGATTTTTTTATAACTTTAAAAAGCGGAGTAGAATTTTTAGAGAAAAAATTAAAAAATCCTAATAGATTTCAAATTATTTTTAGCAAAAAAACAGTTAAAAATAGATATACTATTGTTATAGATCCAGGACATGGTGGTAAAGATCCAGGTGCAACAGGATATAGAGGATTACATGAAAAAGATATAGTATTAAAAGTGGGAAAATTATTAAAAAAAAAGTTATCTAAAGTTAAAAAATTTAATGTTATTATGACAAGGAATAAAGATGTTTTTATACCACTTGGAAAAAGAGCTGATATTGGGAATAAAAACAGTTGTGACCTATTTATAAGTATTCATGCAAATGCAAATAAAAAAAAGAGTGCTAATGGAGTAGAAGTATTTTATTTTTCTAAAAAATCATCTAAATATGCACAAAATATAGCTAATTTTGAAAATAGTGTAGATGATAAATATGGGATAAAGTCTGATTATGCAAAATTAATAGTGAATGATATATTTTATCATATGAATCAAGAAAAAAGTATTGATTTATCAAGTAGAATAGAAAATAAGATAAATAAATTAACAGGACTACCAAAGAGGGGAACATTTGGAGCAAATTTTGCAGTATTAAGGCTTTCAAATTCTCCAGCATTATTAGTAGAGCTTGGATTTATAACAAATAAAAGTGATGCTTTAAAATTAAAAAATTCAAGATATCAAGTAGCATTAGCTAATGCAATATATTATTCAATAGTAAATTATTTTAATTAA
- the yajC gene encoding preprotein translocase subunit YajC — MFSNILYAAGAATAPTSTNGIVTLVITVVLWGGIFYLLLVRPQKKRTAAHKQLMDSLKPGDVVFTTGGIKGEIISKNDEFIELRVDKGVKLTVKKNVISSIYKNK, encoded by the coding sequence ATGTTTTCAAATATATTATATGCAGCAGGAGCAGCGACAGCACCAACTAGCACAAATGGTATAGTTACACTAGTAATAACAGTAGTTCTTTGGGGTGGGATATTTTATCTATTGCTAGTAAGACCACAAAAGAAAAGAACGGCAGCACATAAGCAATTAATGGATTCGTTAAAACCAGGAGATGTTGTATTTACCACTGGAGGAATTAAAGGAGAAATAATTTCTAAAAATGATGAATTTATAGAATTAAGAGTAGATAAAGGTGTGAAATTAACTGTTAAAAAGAATGTTATTTCATCTATATATAAGAACAAATAA
- a CDS encoding GerMN domain-containing protein → MKKAILIIFLVLDIIMFFLYYKYYIKTPEIIKYNAKTVSNIEKNKKETMKIYIPDDKYKYLKGIDVEIPYYKDKEKKIKAILEKILPFEVKVLNIYIEKENLYINLNSKFKEIVNDSEKELYIVYSIVNTVTQVENIKKVKILIDNEEIKTVTGYLNYNKFFKQDDLLIEGE, encoded by the coding sequence ATGAAAAAAGCAATTTTGATAATATTTTTAGTTTTAGATATAATAATGTTTTTTCTATATTATAAATATTATATAAAAACTCCCGAAATTATAAAATATAATGCTAAAACAGTGTCTAATATTGAAAAGAATAAAAAGGAAACAATGAAAATATATATACCAGATGATAAATATAAATATTTGAAAGGGATAGATGTAGAAATTCCATATTACAAGGATAAAGAAAAGAAAATAAAAGCAATATTAGAGAAGATTTTACCTTTTGAAGTAAAAGTGTTAAATATATATATAGAAAAAGAAAATTTATATATAAATTTAAATAGTAAATTTAAAGAGATAGTTAATGATAGTGAAAAAGAATTATATATAGTTTATTCAATAGTTAATACAGTAACGCAAGTAGAAAATATAAAAAAAGTTAAAATACTTATTGACAATGAGGAGATAAAAACTGTTACAGGATATTTAAATTATAACAAGTTTTTTAAACAAGATGATTTGTTAATAGAAGGAGAATAA